In Candidatus Paceibacterota bacterium, the genomic stretch TGAAATGGTGGGATATGTGTTCGGAGTCCATAACGGAAAGAGCCATATCGAGGTTTTTGTCACTGAAGACATGGTCGGACACAAGCTGGGAGAATTTTCGCTGACCAGAAAGTTTACGAAGCATGGCGGAAAGATGCAGAAGGAACAAGAAAAGGAAGCGGCAGACAAGGAAGCGGCAAAAGG encodes the following:
- the rpsS gene encoding 30S ribosomal protein S19, with protein sequence MSRSLKKGPYVDQRLLEKVKNMKAGDKTAIKTWARRSTITPEMVGYVFGVHNGKSHIEVFVTEDMVGHKLGEFSLTRKFTKHGGKMQKEQEKEAADKEAAKG